Proteins encoded in a region of the Tripterygium wilfordii isolate XIE 37 chromosome 21, ASM1340144v1, whole genome shotgun sequence genome:
- the LOC119988514 gene encoding pentatricopeptide repeat-containing protein At1g62350-like, giving the protein MLSFARRSRVTAVSLLSQFVCSVSSNSAASPSLSIWRRKKEMTKEGLFAAKELKRLRSNPIRLDRFMQSQVSRLLRTDLLAVLAEFQRQGQVFLCMKLYEVVRKEIWYRPDMYFFRDMLMMLARNKNVDETKRVWQDLKEEEVLFDQHTFGDIMRAFLDSGLPSEAMVIYDEMRNSPDPPISLPFRVILKGLIPYPELREKVKDDFLELFPDMIVYDPPEDLFEDQKWRRESDSD; this is encoded by the exons ATGCTGAGTTTTGCACGCAGGAGCAGAGTCACGGCAGTCTCTTTGCTTTCGCAATTTGTTTGCTCCGTCTCCAGTAATTCAGCTGCGAGCCCTAGCTTGTCGAtatggaggaggaagaaggaaaTGACCAAAGAGGGGTTGTTTGCGGCGAAGGAGCTCAAGCGCCTTCGGTCCAATCCCATCCGCCTTGACCGCTTCATGCAATCACAAGTGTCCCGTTTGCTCAGGACGGATCTCCTCGCCGTTCTGGCTGAGTTCCAGCGTCAAGGCCAGGTGTTCCTATGCATGAAG CTTTATGAAGTGGTGCGTAAAGAGATATGGTACAGGCCAGACATGTACTTTTTCAGAGACATGCTTATGATGCTTGCAAGAAACAAAAATGTTGATGAAACAAAACGTGTATGGCAAGATTTGAAGGAGGAGGAAGTTTTGTTTGATCAGCATACATTTGGAGACATCATGAGAGCCTTCTTAGATAGTGGATTACCCTCAGAAGCAATGGTCATATATGATGAAATGCGAAATTCACCTGATCCCCCTATATCTTTGCCTTTCCGAGTGATTTTGAAGGGGCTTATCCCATACCCTGAATTAAGGGAGAAGGTGAAGGATGACTTCTTGGAACTTTTTCCTGACATGATTGTCTATGACCCTCCTGAGGACttatttgaagatcaaaaatGGAGAAGGGAGAGCGACAGTGATTAG